DNA from Thunnus maccoyii chromosome 5, fThuMac1.1, whole genome shotgun sequence:
taacatataatatatcatatacattatataatatacagtatacagtccAAACCCTTGACTGGCATTGTATTATTAGATTAGTAATaatctattttaaaatatacatgtattagtattagtataaGTTTTGTTTCGTATTATAATTAATCAATATCCAAAGAACAAAAAGGGGTTTGCACACCCAAGTCAATTAcatagtttctgtttttattctgaaCAAGAATAACAAtacctaaagtacaaatacaaagtTCATAATAACTAATCAATATTATTTGAGTAAtattatgtattaatattatataatacagAACTTCGACGGGAATGACCACCCAGCGTTTGGCACATTTTACATGTATTGTTAATGGTCAGTAAGAGTAGCACAAAAGCCATCATATTTGTTCTCAGGCATAACTGGCTGTGGATGATTAACTGGGTTCATTTCCactgtctctgctgtgtgtctgcagaccACTTTACTGCGTTGCCCTGCGTTCGATCTTCATACGATAAGGTTTGGGAGTCAGAGTGACCCCATAGACTGGAGTGTAGTCTGGCTCTCCTGCATCCTCAGGCCAGATGAACTTAAACTTCCTCAGCAGAGTCACCATGATGAGGAAGAGCTCCATACGAGCCAGACCCTCTCCAAGACACATACGAGGACCTGAGACATGAACAAGACTCAAAGGTCATTGATTAAACCCACCCTATCTGTGTATGCATTTGCAGGTGTGATACAACAAGACCTgctctgttgtttgttttttatgctcTCATACCTGCAGAGAAAGGCATGAAGGCCTCTGGTTTGACAAATTCTCCCTGGTCATTGAGGAAGTTTTCAGGGTTGAATTCATGGGGGAATTTCCACTGTCCCTCTTCCTTCAGCACTGAGGTCAAGTTAGGGATGATCATTGTACCCTGAGGAGAAAGTGAAGCAAAGGTCATGTTATTCTGTTTGGAAAATCTGTTACCTTACATTGAGAGACAACTGTTTTCTTACAAGCAGTGAAATCAAGAAATTTTTgattaattatgaattattatttgcAGAAAAGTCAATTTCAGCTTTGTTCCTTGCAGAGTTTGACTCTGCTTGCAACCATGAAACAAATTGCTTTTTCAACATGAAGCTATAGAGTACCTGTGAAGTTTTTTCCCACaaaacatcactttactgtcacTATTGCCAAAACTATTGAACACCAGCTGCCTCTTACCTTAGGAATGGAATATCCCATGAGCTCTGTGTCTTTTGTCGTACAGTGGAAGACGCTGAGTGGCACAGTGTTGGCGATCCTCTGCACTTCATGGATCACAGCCTGGAAGAAAAGACATTGAAAGAGCAACTTAACACCCGATAAAAATCTTATCATTGCTGACCCCCAGTGGTGTAACTTCTTAGCTTGCTGCACTGATGCAAAAGTGAACTCTAGGACCCCATGACACCCAGAGGTGTGTGGTCAGAGGTGAAAATCTTTAAACAACACGTTTAAATAATAActctctttttatgttttatttgacttaggacaaaagaaaaacaatgcagGCCCTCAGAAGCTCAAACCTGACCCGAAGCTGACCAATAAACTTGCAGCATGGGAACCTGTCAACAATATGTTGACAACCAGGaaataataaatgttgtttaaaagcAGTTTAAAAGCAGGGATCTCCACGTCAACtcagcattttttatttgagCAAGGACCCCAACGTAAATTGATTCTCCCACCGgatttattgtttgatttttacacttttgCGAATGATCCCCTACCTTTAGAAGACTCGGTGTCATGCTCTGATAAATATGCCACTGAGACCCATGTGTacacatgaaataaaagtgaaattattATATCTGATTATTTACCTGCATGTAAGGCATGTTGTTTCTGTCCTCAAAACTGGCCCGATCCTTCCCTTCCAACACCTGGTCTATCTCCTGCTGACAACGCTCTGAAAAATACAGCAGAGAGAGGGTGGTGGTGGCAGTGTATTACTGTTAATATCACAACAACAATGCAACAACAATGTAATGAAGAACGTGATTGAGAGCGGGTGACAGGTATAGAGAGGCTGGTAACTGGTGGAATGATGGCATTCAGGGTCCTGGTGTTCATGCACATGCTGGCTTGGTTGCGTGGCTTACTTGATGAGGTGGAGCACATGTGCTTTTTTCACTGTGTCCACTGTAAGGTCTACAGGACAAAGTGGGAAAAATTCGTCTTTTGGCTAAATCTGACACATTTATATCACATTGgtgttaattaatgtgttttgtcggtgatatataaatgaatattgaaataaaaaactaGAACAACATGTGGAAATGCCTGAAGAACAGTAGACTGAATGAAGGATACTAATgacaaattataaaattaaacaaacaaaaaacaataaatacacaggCTTCTAATTTTTAGCCTGCGGCCATCAGTTTCATTGATGGAAATGACAGTCTCCAGCTAATTTTAGCAGCTGTGGTAGCTAATTGAagaggacatattatgctttttgtggttttctgtaatttatatactgttatgatgtcagatacctatgttaaacatggtcataGTTCCACAACTTGAAAttaacgtatgtaaaaatgctccctgcatgTCAACAGGCCAGGTTTCAACCTGttctgaacgcttcgtttgcaaccTTTTTTTCCACCTTGCCGACAAGCTGGCGTTGGCCCATAAAGGGTCAGACCGGATTCTGacttgaacatgtatggatgtatttgagaagttgacatttcgagtaaagaacgaggaaaaagtagtgaaatctactactatagtttgtttcatggtttgctGACATAGCTTCCCAAACTGAAGCTAACCATTCAGAGTTGGCTTATTGGGAGGGGGTCTGTAAAGAGACAGGAGCGaacagaggctgagctgaggggctacataaagggccagtataagaccAATGAGGATTGcgtttaactgtaaatcatgcagatattccagttgagccccaaattcaaaatataaaaaagtgcataatatgtcccctttaaggtcAGTTCCATAAATTGGCCAAATGATCAAATGGAACTCTTGACTCTTGACACACCTTAGATTCAGGAGGAGAAATGCAGGTTCTATCCTGGACAAAGACCAGCTCTTTCCTCTTTCAATTCTTGTATGTATCCatatttacaacaaaatgtcagatgtAATTTTGCATGGTGTTACATCTTTTCACtgatttttcacagcagatattctGACATGTcacacatgtcaaaatgtcttctgtgataAATACCTATTCTGTTTGTGACTTTCACAGAAATAATTATAGAAATAAGTGATGGATGAATAGATAAAAAATGTAGATAGACAGAAAGACAATGGCAGGACTATGGAGCCaatgacagaaaagaaataaCCTATGATTACCCGTGCATGCATACCTTGTATGTGTGGGTGGGTCATAAGGTAAAGGAAACCAGTAAGCAGAGTGTTGGAGGTAGTGTCAGTCCCAGCAAAGTGAATATCAAGAGCGTACATAGAGAGTTCTTCTTCTGAAAATGAAGAATCGTCACCTCTCTAAAAAGAGGAGAATGTTTTTTCAAGCAAACATCAAATGAAATTATACCttactgatacacacacacacacacacacatacacacacacacacacacacacacacacacacacacacacacacacacacatacacacaccttaTCCATTTCATCCAGATAGCAGTCAACAAAGTCTCGTGGCTCTCCAGGGACTCTGGTGTTCTTGTGTTCAGCCAACACACGCTTTGCAATACGCTGACAAGTCTGAAAAACATGAATCATTGAGAGCATTAAGAGCATTTGTGTTGGTTGTTGTTCTCTGTGTGAGGTTGCACCAAGAGTTTTAGATTAAATTTTTCACAattcattataaataaatacaataaatttcCAGGACCTATAAACATACCTTAACATTCTTAAAGGCCTTGGAGAAGGGCAGCGGCAGGTTACGAATCATGGGAAAGGAGTCATACAGCTGTAAAGAAAGATTTATCCTTAACTTATCTGAATCCAGATAATTTTATTATCAAATGTTTCACTTCAATGGCAAAAGTTA
Protein-coding regions in this window:
- the LOC121897701 gene encoding cytochrome P450 2F2-like isoform X2, with the protein product MFTLIILGLCVCLFLIQLITLRPKNFPPGPIILPLLGNVLNISLENPLNDFERLRKAYGNVYSLYIGSKPAVFINGLKAMKEAMVSKATDFAGRPQDLFVNDTTNRRGVILADYGSSWREHRRFALMTLRNFGLGKQSMEERILGEMQYVMNTLEKSIGKTLSPQLMFHNAASNIICQVLFGKRYDYDDEFITVLVQCFTENAKLANGPWAMLYDSFPMIRNLPLPFSKAFKNVKRIAKRVLAEHKNTRVPGEPRDFVDCYLDEMDKRGDDSSFSEEELSMYALDIHFAGTDTTSNTLLTGFLYLMTHPHIQERCQQEIDQVLEGKDRASFEDRNNMPYMQAVIHEVQRIANTVPLSVFHCTTKDTELMGYSIPKGTMIIPNLTSVLKEEGQWKFPHEFNPENFLNDQGEFVKPEAFMPFSAGPRMCLGEGLARMELFLIMVTLLRKFKFIWPEDAGEPDYTPVYGVTLTPKPYRMKIERRATQ
- the LOC121897701 gene encoding cytochrome P450 2F2-like isoform X1, which produces MFTLIILGLCVCLFLIQLITLRPKNFPPGPIILPLLGNVLNISLENPLNDFERLRKAYGNVYSLYIGSKPAVFINGLKAMKEAMVSKATDFAGRPQDLFVNDTTNRRGVILADYGSSWREHRRFALMTLRNFGLGKQSMEERILGEMQYVMNTLEKSIGKTLSPQLMFHNAASNIICQVLFGKRYDYDDEFITVLVQCFTENAKLANGPWAMLYDSFPMIRNLPLPFSKAFKNVKTCQRIAKRVLAEHKNTRVPGEPRDFVDCYLDEMDKVCVCVGDDSSFSEEELSMYALDIHFAGTDTTSNTLLTGFLYLMTHPHIQERCQQEIDQVLEGKDRASFEDRNNMPYMQAVIHEVQRIANTVPLSVFHCTTKDTELMGYSIPKGTMIIPNLTSVLKEEGQWKFPHEFNPENFLNDQGEFVKPEAFMPFSAGPRMCLGEGLARMELFLIMVTLLRKFKFIWPEDAGEPDYTPVYGVTLTPKPYRMKIERRATQ